The Mastacembelus armatus chromosome 24, fMasArm1.2, whole genome shotgun sequence sequence AGGAAGTTGGGGTGCAGGGTGCTCGTCACCGGGTTGTCTGATAGTGAGTGGCTGTGAGGTGGGCTTCACAGGTGACAGATCGGTCACAACAGCCACTAGGTGCTAAACTGACTTCCTCCCCAGGCTGAGAAATCTGTCATATCAAAGTCCACTTGACTAACAAGCTCCCCTGACATGACTGAGAAAGTCTCAATCAACAAATTCTCCATGTgcatgatggatggatcatgGAAAAGAAGCAGTTTTAATACAACTAAAGAGTTGGGACTGGTCATGAGTCtgcagcatctgctgaattCCCTTTATTACTCATTATTATAAAGTCACTCTTACTTGAAGTCACTTGTTTATAATGACAACATGGATTGTTATGTGATTTTATGGAAAGTCCTTTACTGTAAACTGTAGTCCTCTGTCTTATGTCCAAAGTTAGAGGCAGATATCTGCCCTAGGAAATTTGGCTGATTTGGGATAAATGTAGATGTGTAATGGAGTCCACCAGTTATGTTAGCTCATTGCATATATCTTCTTAATTTCATGTCTATGTGTTATCAAGTAAGTTGTTTTAATTCCATTATTGAATAAGACGCCTAAAATCTGTCAACTCTCTTTGTCTGCTGGAGTTGTAGTGCACCTGCAAATCATGTGCTATAAAACTTGAGGTTTCCTCAAGATAAATCCAAATAATATGTTTCCTGTCAGCTGTTATGACATTTTGAATTGTAATATCTGCAAATGCCTCCCAGGGCTGGTGTCGTTCTTCAGGGCCATAATTACAGCACAACTCCATGAGCTTCCTAATGTATTAAATTACTGAGCACATATTTGGCCTGTACATGatgctttggttttttttccctgcaggaCATTATGTGTTTCCTGAGGATCATCCTGCAGAGAATCAACATGAGGTGAGGACAGTAGAGGAGGAGTCTCTGTTTCGTGTGGCCTTCCCAGAGGTGGTGGAGAGCTACCTGAGAGACAAAGCTCTGGCTGCAGAGAACAAGACCAAGAGTAAGGCAATACTTTATAAAATACTCTTaaagaaatgcacaaaacaTGTATAGTACTGCAGTTCATAGTTAACCATATCTGACTGTAAATGTCAATAATTTTTCACTTCAAAAATGCCAACCCCCTCCACAGACGTGTCAGGCTTGAAGACTTCCCACACTATGCTGACAAGGCTGTCCTGATCAAAGCCACCTGGAGCTTTGACTTGTTTTTCAAGTCTATTACAGCAGCTCTAACACCTGAAAATGTAGTTTGGCAGCTCAGTTAATTCACACCAAAGGCTTTGATGCTGAGAGGTGTCTGTCTCACAAGCTTCACTGTTACTTTATGCAGGTTGAGGGTGGTTATCAATGCTGTAGAGCTCCAATTCCTCACATGTAGAAAAACTAGTCACGGAAATTGAAGAGATTCCAGAGCAGCTGTGTTCAGAGTAACTATGAAGTCATCAAGATAATATCTGAGGGTCTAAAACCGTTAAACTTTTGACATTTCTGTCTTACTTTCCTTTGCAGAAAAGAAACCAAAGGGTAAACAAGAGAAGCCGTCTGATGTTTCCGATAGTATTTCCGACCTCTTGGCTCAGATGATCCTTGGGAGCTCCTCTTCAGCAGATGCTGCCACTCAACCACAAGCTCTGCTCCCTGTGATTTCAGacacagaaaaagcagaagtggTGGTTTTAGAAACACCAGGGAACCATAAACGGCATCAGATGGCAGAAGAAGTCCAAAGCAGTCTGGGTGTTTGCCCCAGCACTCCTTTGTGTCCTTCAGAATCTGAGGCTGTTTCTTCGCCATCTGTCTCTGCTGTTATTGATGCTCTCCACCTGAGTGATATTGACTGGGATATTTCATCCTTCACGTCCTCTCCACCTCCACAGACAGCAACAAATCACACCACAGACCCCGGGCAAGATAAAACCACAGACAGTGAAAACACCAAGCAGAAAACCTCAAGTGACGACAAAGAAGCAGGCTCCAGATCTGCTGCCGAACTGTGTTACACAGAGTGTCCTCTAAGGGACAGGCTGCTCATGAGGAATACAGCCAAAGCTATCAGCCAGGGGAAGGTAGACCATAATGTGGTTTTAAAACAATTAAGCTATGAGTTAGCCTCTCCTATACAAATGTCTTCTCATAACTCAGACTCAGAACCCAACACACAGATCTCCACTGAGGGCAGAAAGGACAGTAAATTCACAGCAAAGGAATCTGATGTTAGCAAAAGTTCATATATAACAAATAAGACaggaacagaaaataacactTCAAAACAGACATTAATACCTGTAGTTCAGGATAAAGACAATAACACAAAGAACAAACGTAATGACCCCCAAAAGCCATTTCAGAAATATGAAATTTTCAGGACAGTTATTTCATCGTCTGCTGTCCCACCACAGAGGTGCCACTCTGACCCAGGTCGAGGTCAGGATGTGCAGCAGACCAACAAGAAGAGTGTTTGTATAAGTCTGTGTTCGTCCAGCGAGGACAGTGACACGGAGAACCAGCAGTTTAGACCTCAAATAAAAGCTAATACCAAGCCCTTAAAAAAGATCAAGGGTGCAGACTTTGCCCTGAAACCGGTTTCTGGACTTAAACCGACCAAACTACCTCAACCGTTAGGACCACAATCTCATAACACAACTGCATCGACTAAAAGCAAATGCCAGGAGGTCTCACCAGCTTCTGCAGACGGGGACGTGTTCCTTCAGAGTCCAGCATCACCTGTGACTGTGTTGGACAGTGATGATTCAGTGATTTGTAGTGAGAGTCCACTGCCACTGGCAGAAAGACTGAGGCTGAAATTCCTGAAGTGAGCAGGATGAGGGACAGgaacatgaataaatgtgaacatttaTTAAAGTTAGTAAAATAGTTTCTTACACAAAGCCCATTTACTGTCTTTGTACAGTAGAGCTGCAACAACTAGTTGATTAATGCGTTGAAGATTAGTCAGCGGCTTTGTTGATAACCCAATAATCATTGAAGCAAGTATGGAGAATTTCTTTTGTTCCACTCTTAACGTAATAAAGTGAATGTCCTTAGGTTTTAGGCAGTTGAtcagaaaaaagataaatgtagGGCTTTAGAAAACTGTGATCACTATTTTCTGAATAATTcatcatgaaaataaaagaccaaGCCTCAACCTGTAACAAGTGAGTGGAAACAGCTGCTTTTATTAAATGCACAGATGTTCTTATTAAAGATGTGTCATTCAATATTTTTTGGTgcacaaaacatgaaattctttaaataaataaacgctTTAAGAATATTTCATTGTACCTGTGTTAGCCTTGACACAGTGTTTATGCAAATCAGGTCAGAGTTATGTGGATTAGCACAGCTTTAGGTATTAAATGCCATTTAATATCACCAAATGTGCTCCGTTTCTCCCGTTTGACAAGCTCAATGTCacttcacagagctgctgaagcTGAGCCCCTGGTTTTACAGCCCACCAGTGTTGCTCCCCTTGATCACGAGTGAGGCCTTACACACCTTCCCAGACATGAAAGGTCTGGCAGGAGCTTGGTGACAGCTGCATCCTCTGCCCAAATAACAACTTATGCTGGCTCTTAGTTTTCTTAAAACAAGCGCTGACAGATTGGCCATTACAACCTGTTTCCCAGAGCACATCAACATTAGTGTTGGCCTGGGGTAGTTTTCCTGCTGAGGATATTTCCACGTGGTAAGAAAACTCATCAGAGGTAAAACAAGCAGCATTACTCCAAGTGGAAAGTGGGAAGGTGTGTTCACATTTAAAGGGAAAGAGGATTTTGAGATTAACTACACTGGAGAACCATTGTTGTTGCCTCTGGTTCTTTTGGGTACTCTGATATAGCCCACTGTATTGTTAGATTAGCTGTATGTGTAAGGCCACTTGTAATAAGTACTAATTATTTTGCCTCTATGTTTTTCTGGCTGAGACACACGCACTTTCCAGTGAGGTGCGAAGATCTCAATCCTTCATCTGACAGATCACATCAAACTGATAATTGTCGTCTTGCAGACTTTAAAGAGTAATTTCCCACAAAGTGAatctaattatttttctttctatcacATTATCCGTCTATTTAGCCCTATTCACACCCCAGTGATAACGAACACATTTTGGCacttcacattttctttgaactttttttttttttcgcctGAGCTGTGAACCCATAAAGCTCCGGAGATCTGCTTCTGTATAAAAACGCTTTGGCAAAAAACCACCTTCACAGAATCTGCCCTGAATGCCACCCTAACTGCAGGAGGGTCTGGAAGTCCCGGGATATTTCTAACATGGACCTGGATGTTACGACAGCCAAAATACTGTCTGACTGGAAGAGCCATGAGGGAAGTTTGGGAGAAGATCAGGAGTCCCTTCAGCCCACCTCCCCAGAGTTCATCATGGACTCCATGTGCTCTTCACCGGAGATGTGCTACTCTAGCGGCCATCAGGAGATCAAGGATTTCTCTTTTGGCTTCCCGGGATGCAAGACGGCCCCAAGAGCGCAGAGGCAGAGCAAGCCCAAGATGTCCACCAAAAGACGCGTAAAGGCCAGCGAGAGGGAGAAGATGCGCATGAGGTGTCTGGCAGAAGCTCTACATCAGCTCCGTGACTACCTGCCGCCGGACTACAGCAAGAAGGGCCAACCCATGACCAAGATCCAAACCCTCAAATACACCATTGAATACATCAACAAGCTCTCGGACATCCTGAGCCGCACGTAATGGACACAAAATGGACCACTTTTACGCACCAGGTTTACCATGATCCGCTCTTTTGATTAGTTGCTTAGGTTAGTATCTCTGATAAGTAATGCAGCGAGATAACTTAATAATTAAATTCCATCTATTAGtttcccttctctttctgcCCTTCGCAtgatgtaaatattattttgagGGCACTTggcaattatttttttaatatatgagGCTGCCTCTGTTGGAAATATGAAGTCAGTGTATTGAGATGTAAATGGGGTCTTGAATTTCAGCttcactgataaaaaaaaatgtctagaGACCTCATTATACTCAATACTGTTTTTGTACTTGTGGTATGTTTTAGAATTAGCTGCATGAAATAGTGTCTGAAACCTAAACAATGTTTCCTGTTGGTGGAAAATCTGTCTGATTCTTCACATCGCCCATTCTAAACTATCAGGAGTGTGTTAGACTGTTAAATCAGACGCATGTTGTTTGTTTATctataataaatgtgtgttctgTGTTGAACTTGTGGCCCAGTTAATTAATGAACCATCCTCATCCAATTGGTACGTGCGTCAGGCGATTCCTCCAATCAGAACACCAGAAGACAGAGCTCAGCCTGAGTGACAGCACTAACCGACCAATCAAACACCAGAATTCTCCCCGGTGGGCGTGTCTTTCACATAACGTGTTCCTCACAAAGAAATCCCAACCTGGGATGTATGTAGTCCGACGTCAAGCCGCCATTTCAAAAGCTAAAGAAGCAGCAGgaatttttgtacatttttttttaatttttctaatatatttttttatttttattagcgAGTAGGAAAATCATAGCACCTTCTGAATCTACCTCGCCTGCACCACCGACTGAAGTAAGTCATCAATTCTCCATTTCAACGAAGCGTTTGAAACCACAGGAACGCCCCTTTCAAACACGACCTAAACATGCCTGTTATTGATTTATGTGTATTGATCAGATTGGTTCTGCTAACGTTGAGTGTTTGTTTGAAGACTGTTTACAACAAAGAAACTGTTGTGGACACATTACGGTGTGTGTCACGTTTGCTCTGCGATGCTAATTCCAGGAATTAGTCCAGAcccattaataaaaatgtgaaaaaaccGTATTAAGTGGTATTTTTAGAGACCTGAGGTTTATTTTCTCCACAGGGCCTCTGTGCTGGATCTAGATAAATATTTAAGAGCTCATATAGCTCCAGACACCCCTCAGGATCAGTATAAAAATGTTTCCATGACGTGCAGGCTTCTTTACTTTAAAATATCATAGTGATAAAAAAAGTGTGGGATAGTCCTGCATGGCATGGTTTACAGGAACTATAATCCAAGCAATGTatgtgctaaaaataaaaaatcctaCCTCCTGATATTATCCAGTACACAGCATATAGATGCATATGTCCATACAGAGTCCAGGTATACCCACATCAGTACATGCataaattaaaactgtgtataaatgtgtttaaactgACAGTTCATTGTCCTTTGcagaataaatcaataaaactgaaaatgaagcgTTTTACTGCATTTATGAATCAATAGATTAATACAATGAGAGAGCTAAAATGCAATTGTTTATAAAAGCTGTTATTTCTACAGGGACTTATGTGGCATTTTAAAAAGGTGTTTGTGCAGCTCTTACGTGTATTATCAGAATCGGTGAATTCATTGACAGTGTTCGGCCTGTGATTAAGGTAATATGTCTGTTAAAATCAATATATAAATACCTTTTCTCATTTGAAATGCATGGAAAAATAACGTCACCAAGTC is a genomic window containing:
- the gen1 gene encoding flap endonuclease GEN homolog 1; its protein translation is MGVQDLWSIVEPVRESVPLYSLSGKTLAVDLSLWVCEAQHVQAMMGRVTKPHLRNLFFRVSALTLMGVKLVFVMEGEAPKLKAETMSKRTEARFGGFRKAAAPRCTTNTSRGRFRAVLRECAEMLDYLGVPWVTAAGEAEAMCAYLDSQGLVDGCITNDGDAFLYGARTVYRNFNMNSKDPQVDCYRTSKVQTELHLCRENLVGLAILLGCDYIPKGIPGVGKEQAIKLIQTLKGQTLLQRFTQWKEDNAGVSEVVVKKVPHCHVCRHPGSAKVHERGGCVLCDSKRFCQPQDFDYQCPCDWHHYEKTRQASSCEANIRKKTLASPQFPFTEIISEFLITKDKPVCHFKRRQPNMQLMQNFAYDKMEWPKHYTSEKVLVLMTYTELMNRKYGKEMSSQIRPLRILKPRVRNGVACFEVIWSTPGHYVFPEDHPAENQHEVRTVEEESLFRVAFPEVVESYLRDKALAAENKTKKKKPKGKQEKPSDVSDSISDLLAQMILGSSSSADAATQPQALLPVISDTEKAEVVVLETPGNHKRHQMAEEVQSSLGVCPSTPLCPSESEAVSSPSVSAVIDALHLSDIDWDISSFTSSPPPQTATNHTTDPGQDKTTDSENTKQKTSSDDKEAGSRSAAELCYTECPLRDRLLMRNTAKAISQGKVDHNVVLKQLSYELASPIQMSSHNSDSEPNTQISTEGRKDSKFTAKESDVSKSSYITNKTGTENNTSKQTLIPVVQDKDNNTKNKRNDPQKPFQKYEIFRTVISSSAVPPQRCHSDPGRGQDVQQTNKKSVCISLCSSSEDSDTENQQFRPQIKANTKPLKKIKGADFALKPVSGLKPTKLPQPLGPQSHNTTASTKSKCQEVSPASADGDVFLQSPASPVTVLDSDDSVICSESPLPLAERLRLKFLK
- the msgn1 gene encoding mesogenin-1, whose protein sequence is MDLDVTTAKILSDWKSHEGSLGEDQESLQPTSPEFIMDSMCSSPEMCYSSGHQEIKDFSFGFPGCKTAPRAQRQSKPKMSTKRRVKASEREKMRMRCLAEALHQLRDYLPPDYSKKGQPMTKIQTLKYTIEYINKLSDILSRT